One segment of Streptosporangium brasiliense DNA contains the following:
- a CDS encoding GlsB/YeaQ/YmgE family stress response membrane protein, giving the protein MTVTGIITAIVIGAIIGALGRLVVPGRQSIPIWLTVVIGIIAALIGTAIAGALGVGVTRGIDWIELAIQVVLAAVGVFLAASMYSRRGLR; this is encoded by the coding sequence ATGACAGTCACCGGCATCATCACCGCCATCGTCATCGGAGCGATCATCGGCGCCCTGGGCCGTCTGGTCGTGCCGGGACGGCAGAGCATCCCGATCTGGCTCACCGTCGTGATCGGCATCATCGCGGCCCTCATCGGCACCGCGATCGCCGGCGCGCTGGGGGTGGGCGTCACGCGGGGAATCGACTGGATCGAGCTGGCCATCCAGGTCGTCCTGGCCGCCGTGGGCGTCTTCCTGGCGGCCAGCATGTACAGCAGACGCGGGCTCCGCTAG
- a CDS encoding family 2B encapsulin nanocompartment shell protein, producing MTEIDAGRAQLSLGTAAARNLATTTKTVPQMQEISSRWLLRVLPWVQVSGGTYRVNRRLSYTVGDGRVSFTTTGSQVRVVPAELCELPTLRHFDDSDVLEALGERFTQREFAAGEVLVQAGRPADEVVLIAHGKLNKVGTGPYGDQVVLGVLAGGDHFGDETLAASQGDSQGEWEFTVQAITAGTAMILPRQAFRELVDQSETLQAHLRQVQAAPKGPQNKYGEAAIETVAGHVGEPDLPGTFVDYELAPREYELSVAQTVLRVHSRVADLYNDPMDQIEQQLRLTIEALRERQEHELINNREFGLLHNADLKQRIHTRTGPPTPDDLDELISRRRNTQFILAHPYAIAAFGRECNRRGLYPLGIDVGGGTVPAWRGIPIFSCNKIPISGTRTTSILAMRTGEDNQGVVGLHQTGIPDEYQPSLSVRFMGISEKAIISYLVSAYYSAAVLVPDALGILEDVELGH from the coding sequence GTGACGGAGATCGATGCCGGCAGGGCGCAGTTGAGCCTGGGGACGGCCGCGGCGCGCAATCTCGCGACGACGACCAAGACAGTGCCGCAGATGCAGGAGATCTCCTCGCGGTGGCTGCTCCGGGTGCTGCCGTGGGTGCAGGTGTCGGGCGGCACCTACCGGGTGAACCGGCGGCTGAGCTACACCGTCGGCGACGGCCGGGTCAGCTTCACCACCACCGGATCGCAGGTGAGGGTCGTCCCGGCCGAGCTGTGCGAGCTGCCGACGCTGCGTCACTTCGACGACTCCGATGTCCTGGAGGCGCTGGGGGAGCGGTTCACGCAGCGGGAGTTCGCGGCCGGGGAGGTGCTGGTGCAGGCGGGCCGGCCAGCCGACGAGGTGGTGCTCATCGCCCACGGCAAGCTCAACAAGGTCGGCACCGGCCCCTACGGCGACCAGGTCGTCCTGGGGGTGCTGGCCGGCGGCGACCATTTCGGCGACGAGACGCTGGCGGCCTCGCAGGGGGACTCACAGGGGGAGTGGGAGTTCACCGTCCAGGCGATCACCGCGGGGACCGCGATGATCCTGCCCCGGCAGGCGTTCCGTGAGCTGGTCGACCAGTCCGAAACGCTCCAGGCCCACCTGCGCCAGGTCCAGGCCGCTCCCAAGGGGCCACAGAACAAGTACGGCGAGGCCGCCATCGAGACGGTGGCGGGCCATGTGGGGGAGCCCGACCTGCCGGGCACGTTCGTCGACTACGAGCTCGCGCCCCGGGAGTACGAGCTGAGCGTCGCGCAGACCGTGCTGCGGGTCCACAGCCGGGTGGCCGACCTCTACAACGACCCGATGGACCAGATCGAGCAGCAGCTCCGGCTGACGATCGAGGCGCTGCGGGAGCGGCAGGAGCACGAGCTGATCAACAACCGTGAGTTCGGGCTGCTGCACAACGCCGACCTCAAGCAGCGGATCCACACGCGGACCGGGCCGCCCACCCCCGACGACCTCGACGAGCTGATCAGCCGCCGGAGGAACACGCAGTTCATCCTCGCCCACCCCTACGCCATCGCCGCCTTCGGCCGGGAGTGCAACCGCCGCGGGCTCTACCCGCTCGGCATCGACGTCGGCGGCGGCACCGTGCCCGCCTGGCGCGGTATCCCGATCTTCTCCTGCAACAAGATCCCCATCTCCGGCACCCGCACCACGTCGATCCTCGCCATGCGGACCGGGGAGGACAACCAGGGCGTCGTCGGCCTGCACCAGACCGGCATCCCGGACGAATACCAGCCGAGCCTGTCGGTCCGGTTCATGGGCATCAGCGAGAAGGCGATCATCTCCTACCTGGTCAGCGCCTACTACTCCGCCGCCGTCCTGGTCCCCGACGCCCTCGGCATTCTCGAAGACGTCGAGCTCGGCCACTGA
- a CDS encoding family 2 encapsulin nanocompartment cargo protein polyprenyl transferase — protein MTAVEVTAGGRSAREVLAWSRELVESALRPAADTLPPSMRRIAGYHFGWWDEHGGQTVADGGKAIRPALVLLAAEAVGGGAAAALPAAAAVELAHNFSLLHDDVMDGDRTRRHRPTAWTVFGVSPAILAGDALLTLAFDVLAAGGHPAAPQATRIFGAAVQELLEGQHADVAFERRQNVELAECLSMAAGKTGALLGCACALGALLGGGSLEQIEHLHAFGRDLGLAFQLVDDLLGIWGDPAATGKPVYSDLRSRKKSLPVVAALASATPAGRELALLYHGERPLSDADLVRAAELIDAVGGRAWSQSQADELLTRALRRLRSAGSVPGPVAELSALARLVTHRDH, from the coding sequence ATGACCGCGGTTGAGGTTACGGCCGGGGGGCGATCGGCGCGCGAGGTGCTGGCCTGGAGCCGCGAGCTGGTCGAGTCCGCCCTGCGGCCGGCGGCCGACACGCTGCCCCCATCGATGCGGCGCATCGCCGGCTACCACTTCGGGTGGTGGGACGAGCATGGCGGGCAGACCGTGGCGGACGGCGGCAAGGCCATCCGTCCCGCGCTGGTGCTGCTGGCGGCCGAGGCCGTGGGGGGAGGCGCCGCCGCGGCGCTGCCCGCCGCGGCCGCCGTCGAGCTGGCGCACAACTTCTCCCTCCTGCACGACGACGTGATGGACGGTGACCGGACCCGCCGCCACCGTCCCACGGCCTGGACCGTCTTCGGCGTCAGCCCGGCGATCCTGGCCGGTGACGCCCTGCTGACACTGGCCTTCGACGTGCTCGCCGCGGGCGGGCACCCGGCGGCCCCACAGGCGACGCGGATCTTCGGCGCCGCGGTCCAGGAGCTGCTGGAGGGCCAGCACGCCGACGTCGCCTTCGAACGGCGCCAGAACGTCGAGCTCGCCGAGTGCCTGAGCATGGCGGCCGGCAAGACGGGCGCCCTGCTGGGGTGTGCCTGCGCGCTCGGCGCGCTGCTCGGCGGGGGGAGCCTGGAACAGATCGAGCACCTGCACGCCTTCGGCAGGGACCTGGGGCTGGCGTTCCAGCTCGTCGACGACCTCCTGGGCATCTGGGGGGATCCGGCGGCGACCGGCAAGCCGGTCTACTCCGACCTGCGCAGCCGTAAGAAGTCCCTGCCGGTCGTGGCCGCGCTCGCCTCCGCGACGCCGGCCGGACGGGAGCTGGCCCTGCTCTATCACGGAGAGCGCCCCCTGTCCGACGCCGATCTGGTCCGCGCCGCCGAGCTCATCGACGCCGTCGGCGGACGTGCCTGGAGCCAGTCGCAGGCCGACGAGCTGCTGACCCGGGCGCTGCGCCGGCTGCGGTCGGCCGGGTCGGTGCCGGGACCGGTCGCCGAGCTGAGCGCGCTGGCCCGGCTCGTCACCCACCGCGATCACTGA
- a CDS encoding acyl-CoA dehydrogenase family protein, whose protein sequence is MTTGDFYDYSELLEEDEKEIVLRVREFMAREVAPIADEAWTNARFPHHLIPELAKLDIAGLPYRGARSLLTGFVVLEMNRVDPSMGTFFGVHNGLAMGSVDRLGSAGQRERWLPAMASMEKIGAFALTEPDGGSDVAAGLRTTARREGDVWVLNGAKRWIGNATFADLIVVWAKDEADGQVKGFVVEKGTPGFSATTIENKIALRTVQNADITLTDCLVPEENRLQNAGGFRDTATILRQTRGGVAWQAVGCMMGAYELALEYSRTREQFGRPIAGFQLVQDLLVRMLGNVTCSLGMVVRLAQLQDAGVYKDEHSAMAKAFCTVRMREAVGWGREIMGGNGIVLDYGMGRFVADSEAIYSYEGTREINSLIVGRAITGVGAFV, encoded by the coding sequence ATGACGACGGGTGACTTCTACGACTACTCCGAGCTGCTGGAGGAGGACGAGAAGGAGATCGTCCTGCGGGTGCGGGAGTTCATGGCGCGGGAGGTCGCGCCCATCGCGGACGAGGCGTGGACCAACGCCCGCTTCCCCCATCACCTCATCCCGGAGCTGGCGAAGCTGGACATCGCGGGCCTGCCGTACCGGGGGGCGCGGAGCCTGCTGACCGGGTTCGTGGTGCTGGAGATGAACCGGGTGGACCCCTCGATGGGGACGTTCTTCGGCGTGCACAACGGGCTGGCGATGGGGAGCGTCGACCGGCTGGGCTCGGCCGGGCAGCGGGAGCGGTGGCTGCCCGCGATGGCCTCGATGGAGAAGATCGGGGCGTTCGCCCTGACCGAGCCCGACGGCGGCTCCGACGTCGCGGCGGGGCTGCGCACCACGGCCCGGCGCGAGGGCGACGTGTGGGTGCTCAACGGGGCCAAACGGTGGATCGGCAACGCCACCTTCGCCGACCTGATCGTGGTCTGGGCCAAGGACGAGGCCGACGGCCAGGTCAAGGGGTTCGTGGTGGAGAAGGGGACGCCCGGGTTCTCCGCCACGACGATCGAGAACAAGATCGCGCTCCGGACGGTCCAGAACGCCGACATCACGCTGACGGACTGCCTGGTGCCCGAGGAGAACCGGCTGCAGAACGCCGGCGGCTTCCGCGACACCGCGACGATCCTGCGGCAGACCCGGGGCGGGGTCGCCTGGCAGGCGGTGGGCTGCATGATGGGCGCCTACGAGCTGGCGCTGGAGTATTCCAGGACGCGTGAGCAGTTCGGCCGGCCGATCGCGGGCTTCCAGCTCGTGCAGGACCTGCTGGTGCGGATGCTCGGCAACGTCACCTGCTCGCTGGGCATGGTGGTGCGGCTGGCCCAGCTCCAGGACGCGGGCGTCTACAAGGACGAGCACTCGGCCATGGCCAAGGCGTTCTGCACCGTGCGGATGCGCGAGGCGGTGGGCTGGGGCCGGGAGATCATGGGCGGCAACGGGATCGTGCTCGACTACGGCATGGGCCGGTTCGTGGCCGACTCCGAGGCCATCTACTCCTACGAGGGCACCCGTGAGATCAACAGTCTGATCGTGGGCCGTGCGATCACCGGCGTGGGCGCCTTCGTCTGA
- a CDS encoding TIGR03619 family F420-dependent LLM class oxidoreductase, giving the protein MPVRLGLALPQYGRFADGEALVTVAREAEARGFASLWVGDRLLTPLDPADRYPGGDGTIPPAHRTFLDPFAVLSTAAAVTSRVRLGTSALNANWYPPALLARSLTTIDRLSGGRLDVGLGLGWSSDEYAAAGVPWRGRAALFDATLDALEAVWRDDPVSVTGPRWDIAPSHILPKPAQRPRPPVYLAGFSPAALARVGRRADGWLAASVPPPVLMGMWDTVRESAEQSGRDPDGVRVVVRANPIVVESPAGAAPPRSGTLEQLAEHLGALAGAGVHEIFLDLQHTATDPLHLLDLAESLRKSSGL; this is encoded by the coding sequence ATGCCCGTCCGTCTAGGTCTGGCGCTGCCGCAGTACGGCCGCTTTGCCGACGGGGAGGCGCTCGTCACGGTCGCGCGGGAGGCCGAGGCCCGGGGCTTCGCGAGCCTGTGGGTGGGCGACCGGCTGCTGACGCCACTGGACCCCGCGGACCGCTACCCCGGCGGCGACGGCACGATCCCGCCCGCGCACCGCACGTTCCTCGACCCGTTCGCGGTCCTGTCGACCGCGGCCGCCGTCACCTCACGGGTCCGCCTGGGCACCAGCGCGCTGAACGCCAACTGGTACCCGCCGGCGCTGCTGGCCCGCTCGCTGACCACCATCGACCGGCTCAGCGGCGGCCGCCTGGACGTGGGGCTGGGGCTCGGCTGGTCCAGTGACGAGTACGCCGCGGCCGGCGTGCCCTGGCGGGGCCGCGCCGCGCTGTTCGACGCCACGCTCGACGCCCTGGAGGCCGTCTGGCGCGACGACCCGGTAAGCGTCACCGGTCCGCGCTGGGACATCGCGCCGAGCCACATCCTCCCCAAGCCCGCGCAGCGGCCCCGTCCCCCTGTCTACCTCGCCGGCTTCTCACCAGCGGCGCTGGCCCGCGTCGGCCGCCGCGCCGACGGATGGCTCGCGGCCTCCGTGCCCCCGCCGGTGCTCATGGGCATGTGGGACACGGTCAGGGAGTCGGCCGAGCAGAGCGGGCGCGACCCGGACGGGGTGCGCGTCGTCGTGCGGGCCAACCCGATCGTCGTCGAGTCCCCCGCCGGGGCCGCGCCGCCGAGAAGCGGGACCCTGGAGCAGCTCGCCGAGCACCTGGGAGCCCTCGCCGGGGCCGGCGTGCACGAGATCTTCCTCGACCTCCAGCACACCGCGACCGACCCTCTCCACCTGCTCGACCTCGCCGAGTCCCTCCGCAAGTCGTCCGGCCTGTGA
- a CDS encoding SAM-dependent methyltransferase yields MAEDEWTRRGIDVNTPSVARLYDYYLGGKDNFAADRAAAEEILSIAPELRMAARENRAFLGRAVRSLAEAGIEQFLDIGTGLPTRGNVHEVAHQVTPDARVAYVDNDPIVLVHARALLRGTRDEVMVTSGDLRQPEEILKSPEIQDHLDFSKPVAVLLVAIMHFITESDDPRRIVATLRDAMPPGSYLVLSHGTRESRAEAVDRGTKVYERANSPLVLRSRQEILNLFDGFELMDPGLVWLPEWRPDGQPPHDDPSQALIMCGVGRKP; encoded by the coding sequence ATGGCGGAAGACGAGTGGACGCGGCGGGGGATCGACGTCAACACTCCAAGCGTCGCCAGGCTGTACGACTACTACCTCGGCGGCAAGGACAACTTCGCGGCCGACCGCGCCGCCGCCGAGGAGATCCTCTCGATCGCCCCGGAGCTGCGCATGGCCGCCCGGGAGAACCGCGCCTTCCTCGGCCGGGCCGTCAGGTCCCTGGCGGAGGCGGGGATCGAGCAGTTCCTGGACATCGGCACCGGGCTGCCCACCCGGGGCAACGTCCACGAGGTGGCGCACCAGGTGACACCGGACGCGCGCGTCGCCTACGTCGACAACGACCCGATCGTCCTCGTGCACGCCAGAGCCCTCCTGCGCGGCACCCGGGACGAGGTCATGGTCACCTCGGGTGACCTGCGCCAGCCGGAGGAGATCCTCAAGTCCCCGGAGATCCAGGACCACCTCGACTTCTCCAAGCCCGTCGCCGTGCTGCTCGTGGCGATCATGCACTTCATCACCGAGTCCGACGACCCCCGGCGCATCGTGGCCACGCTACGCGACGCCATGCCGCCCGGCAGCTATCTGGTCCTCTCCCACGGCACCCGCGAGTCCCGGGCCGAGGCCGTGGACAGGGGCACCAAGGTCTACGAGCGCGCCAACTCGCCGCTCGTCCTCCGCTCCCGCCAGGAGATCCTCAACCTGTTCGACGGGTTCGAGCTGATGGATCCGGGGCTCGTCTGGCTGCCCGAATGGCGGCCGGACGGGCAGCCGCCCCACGACGACCCCTCACAGGCGCTGATCATGTGCGGCGTGGGAAGGAAGCCCTGA
- a CDS encoding ABC-F family ATP-binding cassette domain-containing protein, with amino-acid sequence MSATIVAKDLAAGHGDRALFSGLDLVVAPGEVIGLVGVNGAGKSTLMRILAGLLPPEHGTVRLSPPSAAVGYLPQERERRADETLAAFLGRRTGVSAAQRALDAATEALVEGRPGADDDYAAGLERWLALGGADLEERAEEVVAELGLAVDLDRPMTALSGGQAARAGMASLLLSRYDVFLLDEPTNDLDLDGLERLERFVAGLRAGTVLVSHDREFLARTVDRVVELDLAQQRIGIYGGGYEAYLAEREVARQHARDQYEEYAGTVAALKQRAGMQRAWMEKGVKNARRKAPDNDKIGRSFRTETTEKQAAKARQTERMIERLEEVEEPRKEWELRMEIAVAPRAGAVVATLRGAVVRRGAFTLGPVDLQIGWAERVAVTGANGSGKSTLLAALLDRVPLEEGNASLGPGVVVGEVDQARGLFLGGESLLDAFGAAAPDMPPADVRTLLAKFGLRAAHVLRPAATLSPGERTRAALALLQARGVNLLVLDEPTNHLDLAAIEQLESALASYPGTLLLVTHDRRMLEAVHTTRHIHLDAGRIAEL; translated from the coding sequence ATGAGTGCCACCATCGTCGCCAAGGACCTCGCCGCCGGACACGGCGACCGCGCGCTGTTCTCCGGTCTGGATCTGGTCGTCGCCCCCGGCGAGGTGATCGGCCTGGTCGGGGTGAACGGGGCCGGCAAGTCCACGCTGATGCGGATCCTGGCCGGCCTGCTGCCCCCGGAGCACGGCACCGTACGGCTCAGCCCGCCCTCGGCGGCGGTGGGCTACCTGCCCCAGGAGCGGGAGCGCCGGGCGGACGAGACGCTCGCGGCCTTCCTGGGCCGGCGGACCGGGGTCTCCGCCGCCCAGCGCGCGCTCGACGCCGCGACCGAGGCGCTGGTGGAAGGGCGCCCCGGGGCCGACGACGACTACGCCGCCGGCCTGGAGAGATGGCTCGCCCTGGGCGGGGCCGATCTGGAGGAGCGCGCCGAGGAGGTCGTCGCCGAGCTCGGCCTGGCGGTGGACCTGGACCGGCCGATGACGGCGCTCTCCGGCGGCCAGGCCGCCCGCGCCGGGATGGCCTCCCTGCTGCTCAGCCGCTATGACGTCTTCCTGCTGGACGAGCCCACCAACGACCTCGACCTGGACGGCCTGGAGCGGCTCGAACGCTTCGTCGCCGGGCTGCGGGCCGGGACGGTGCTGGTCAGCCATGACCGCGAGTTCCTGGCCAGGACGGTCGACCGGGTCGTCGAGCTCGACCTCGCCCAGCAGCGGATCGGGATCTACGGCGGCGGCTACGAGGCTTACCTCGCCGAGCGGGAGGTCGCCCGGCAGCACGCCCGCGACCAGTACGAGGAGTACGCCGGCACCGTCGCGGCGCTCAAGCAGCGGGCCGGGATGCAGCGCGCCTGGATGGAGAAGGGCGTCAAGAACGCGCGGCGCAAGGCGCCCGACAATGACAAGATCGGCCGGAGCTTCCGGACGGAGACGACCGAGAAGCAGGCCGCCAAGGCTCGCCAGACCGAGCGGATGATCGAGCGGCTGGAGGAGGTCGAGGAGCCCCGCAAGGAGTGGGAGCTCCGGATGGAGATCGCCGTGGCCCCCCGGGCCGGGGCGGTCGTCGCGACGCTGCGCGGCGCCGTGGTCCGGCGCGGCGCCTTCACCCTCGGCCCGGTCGACCTGCAGATCGGCTGGGCCGAGCGGGTGGCGGTCACCGGCGCCAACGGCTCGGGCAAGTCCACGCTCCTGGCCGCGCTGCTGGACCGCGTCCCGCTGGAGGAGGGGAACGCCTCCCTCGGCCCCGGCGTGGTCGTCGGCGAGGTGGACCAGGCCCGCGGGCTGTTCCTCGGCGGCGAGTCGCTGCTGGACGCCTTCGGCGCGGCCGCGCCGGACATGCCCCCCGCCGACGTGCGCACGCTGCTGGCCAAGTTCGGGCTGCGCGCGGCGCACGTGCTGCGCCCGGCCGCCACGCTCTCCCCCGGAGAGCGGACCCGGGCCGCCCTCGCGCTGCTCCAGGCCCGGGGGGTGAACCTCCTCGTCCTCGACGAGCCGACCAACCACCTGGACCTGGCCGCCATCGAGCAACTGGAGTCCGCGCTCGCCTCCTACCCCGGCACCCTCCTGCTGGTCACCCACGACCGGCGGATGCTGGAGGCCGTGCACACCACCCGCCACATCCACCTCGACGCCGGCCGGATCGCGGAGCTCTAG
- a CDS encoding LacI family DNA-binding transcriptional regulator yields MTRRLAEVAKKVGMSEATVSRVLNGKPGVSEATREAVLTALDVLGYERPTQLRGDRARLVGLVLPELQNPIFPAFAEVVGGALAQQGFTSVLCTRTLGGVSEAEYVDLLLQQQVSGVVFAGGLFAQADASHSHYELLLERRLPTVLVNAAVEHLAFPQVSCDDVAAAEMALGHLRSLGHERIGMVLGPPDHVPSRRKLAAAGLPPEAVEHTMFSLEGGHAAATRLIRRGVTGVICASDVMALGAIRAARRAGLSVPGDISVIGYDDSALMNCTDPPLTTLRQPIDAMGRAVVDLLAAQIDKALVPADELLFEPELVVRASTGPVKR; encoded by the coding sequence ATGACGCGACGGCTTGCAGAGGTGGCCAAGAAGGTCGGCATGAGCGAGGCGACGGTGAGTCGCGTGCTCAACGGGAAACCCGGAGTGTCGGAGGCGACCCGGGAAGCCGTGCTCACGGCGCTCGACGTGCTCGGTTACGAGCGGCCGACGCAGCTGCGCGGCGACCGGGCGAGGCTGGTGGGGCTCGTCCTGCCGGAGCTGCAGAACCCGATCTTCCCGGCCTTCGCCGAGGTGGTCGGGGGAGCGCTGGCCCAGCAGGGTTTCACCTCGGTGCTGTGCACCAGGACGCTGGGCGGGGTCTCCGAGGCGGAGTACGTCGACCTGCTCCTGCAGCAGCAGGTGTCCGGCGTGGTGTTCGCCGGCGGGCTGTTCGCCCAGGCCGACGCCTCCCACAGCCACTACGAGCTGCTGCTGGAGCGCAGGTTGCCGACGGTGCTGGTCAACGCCGCGGTCGAGCATCTCGCCTTCCCCCAGGTCTCCTGTGACGACGTGGCGGCCGCCGAGATGGCGCTCGGCCACCTGCGCTCGCTCGGGCACGAGCGGATCGGCATGGTGCTCGGGCCGCCGGACCACGTCCCCTCGCGGCGCAAGCTGGCGGCGGCCGGTCTGCCCCCGGAGGCCGTCGAGCACACCATGTTCTCCCTTGAGGGCGGGCACGCGGCGGCGACCCGGCTGATCCGGCGGGGCGTGACCGGCGTCATCTGCGCCAGCGACGTCATGGCGCTGGGCGCGATCCGGGCGGCGCGCCGGGCGGGGCTGTCGGTCCCCGGCGACATCTCGGTGATCGGCTACGACGACTCCGCCCTGATGAACTGCACCGACCCGCCGCTGACCACGCTGCGCCAGCCGATCGACGCGATGGGCCGCGCGGTCGTCGACCTCCTCGCCGCCCAGATCGACAAGGCCCTGGTCCCGGCCGACGAGCTGCTCTTCGAGCCCGAGCTGGTGGTCAGGGCCTCCACGGGGCCGGTCAAGCGCTGA
- a CDS encoding NADP-dependent oxidoreductase: protein MSSTITTVTSDKTIIGREIRLASRPAGEPSPEDFELVQAEVPQPGEGQILVRNTWMSVDPYMRGRMDDAESYIPPFQLGAVLEGSAVGEVIASRSEAVPVGATVSHFLGWREYAVLDASAATVVDTAAVPAQAYLGVLGTTGLTAYAALTRVAPVRQGDVVFVSAAAGAVGSVAGQLARTFGAAKVIGSAGGPRKARKLVEDFGFDAAIDYQAGPLAAQLAQAAPEGIDVYLDNVGGDHLEAAISAARPGGRIALVGAVSGYNATEPLPGPVNLFQAAYKELTMRGLLINSYFPLFPEYIERATGWLADGTLRAEETVIEGIDQAPAAFLGVLRGANVGKMLVRLGG from the coding sequence ATGTCCTCCACCATCACCACCGTCACGTCCGACAAGACGATCATCGGCCGGGAGATCCGGCTCGCCTCCCGTCCGGCCGGTGAGCCGAGCCCGGAGGACTTCGAACTGGTCCAGGCCGAGGTGCCGCAGCCCGGCGAGGGCCAGATCCTGGTCCGCAACACCTGGATGTCCGTCGACCCGTACATGCGGGGCCGGATGGACGACGCCGAGTCCTACATTCCGCCGTTCCAGCTCGGCGCCGTGCTGGAGGGCAGCGCCGTCGGAGAGGTCATCGCCTCCCGGTCCGAGGCCGTTCCGGTCGGTGCGACGGTCTCGCACTTCCTGGGCTGGCGCGAGTACGCCGTCCTGGACGCCTCCGCCGCGACCGTCGTCGACACCGCGGCCGTCCCCGCCCAGGCGTACCTGGGCGTGCTGGGCACGACGGGCCTGACCGCCTACGCCGCCCTCACCCGGGTGGCCCCCGTACGGCAGGGCGACGTGGTCTTCGTCTCCGCCGCGGCCGGCGCGGTCGGCAGCGTCGCCGGGCAGCTCGCCCGCACGTTCGGCGCCGCCAAGGTGATCGGCTCGGCCGGCGGGCCGCGCAAGGCCAGGAAGCTGGTGGAGGACTTCGGCTTCGACGCCGCGATCGACTACCAGGCCGGTCCGCTCGCCGCCCAGCTCGCCCAGGCCGCCCCCGAGGGCATCGACGTCTATCTCGACAACGTCGGCGGCGACCATCTGGAGGCCGCCATCTCCGCGGCCCGGCCCGGGGGCCGGATCGCCCTGGTCGGCGCGGTCAGCGGTTACAACGCCACCGAGCCGCTCCCCGGGCCGGTGAACCTCTTCCAGGCGGCCTACAAGGAGCTCACCATGCGGGGCCTGCTGATCAACTCCTACTTCCCTCTCTTCCCCGAATACATCGAACGGGCCACCGGCTGGCTCGCCGACGGCACGCTGCGGGCCGAAGAGACCGTGATCGAGGGCATCGACCAGGCGCCCGCCGCCTTCCTGGGCGTGCTGCGCGGCGCCAACGTCGGCAAGATGCTCGTCCGCCTCGGGGGCTGA
- the ppgK gene encoding polyphosphate--glucose phosphotransferase, whose translation MEALGIDIGGSGIKGAPVDIAKGELTQDRLRIPTPVPATPKAVAAVVGQIAEHFSWKGPVGVTFPGVVTDGVTRSAANVDQSWIGEDARALFAKATGLPVTVLNDADAAGTAEMEVGAGRGKGGVVLMLTFGTGIGSALFVDGHLVPNTELGHLEIRGKDAEKRASDHAREEHDLSWNQWAGRVEEYLQHVEALFSPSLIIIGGGVSKKSEKFLPKVEVRTPLVPATLQNEAGIVGAAMAAAAA comes from the coding sequence ATGGAAGCGCTGGGAATCGACATCGGCGGATCGGGGATCAAGGGTGCGCCGGTGGACATCGCCAAAGGTGAGCTGACGCAGGATCGCCTGCGGATCCCGACCCCCGTCCCCGCCACTCCCAAGGCGGTCGCCGCGGTGGTCGGGCAGATCGCCGAGCACTTCTCCTGGAAAGGGCCGGTCGGGGTGACCTTCCCGGGAGTCGTGACCGACGGGGTCACGAGGTCGGCCGCCAACGTGGACCAGTCATGGATCGGCGAGGACGCGCGGGCGCTGTTCGCCAAGGCGACGGGCCTGCCCGTGACGGTGCTCAACGACGCCGACGCGGCGGGCACGGCCGAGATGGAGGTCGGCGCGGGCCGGGGCAAGGGCGGGGTGGTGCTGATGCTGACCTTCGGCACCGGGATCGGCAGCGCCCTGTTCGTCGACGGGCATCTGGTGCCCAACACCGAGCTGGGGCATCTGGAGATCAGGGGCAAGGACGCCGAGAAGCGGGCCTCCGATCACGCGCGCGAGGAGCACGACCTGAGCTGGAACCAGTGGGCCGGGCGGGTCGAGGAGTATCTGCAGCACGTCGAGGCGCTGTTCTCCCCGTCACTGATCATCATCGGCGGCGGGGTCAGCAAGAAGTCGGAGAAGTTCCTGCCCAAGGTGGAGGTGCGCACCCCGCTCGTGCCGGCCACCCTGCAGAACGAGGCCGGGATCGTGGGTGCCGCCATGGCCGCCGCGGCGGCGTAG